TTTTTTCTAATTTTATATTCATATTTTATAACCTTATTGATTAAATTATGACTAGTATATTTTAAATTTATAACAAAAGTGTAAAGAAGATACTTCCTCTTTACACTTTTATTATAAATTTTTAGCTATTTTATTTTTAACTATCTCAGATATGTTTTTTTGATCTTCTCTTGAAAGATTTTCTAGATAAATAGGCTCTCCAACAACTAAATTTACTTCTCCACTTTTTATCTTTCCATTGTTTTCTTCAAATATCTTATAAGTTCCATCTAAAGTTATTGGCACTATTGGCACTTTTGCTTTAGTAGCCATCTTTAAACTTCCTTTTTTAAATTCTCCCATTGTACTGCTTTTGCTTCTAGTTCCTTCAGGGAAAATAACCATAGATTGACCATTCTTCATATTTTCCGAACCTTGATTTATAGATTTTAAAGCTTCTCTTACATTTTGTCTATCCATAAATACACATTGCATTTGTTTCATCCACCATGATATTATAGGTAGCTTTTCCATTTCCTTTTTTGCTATAAATCCCATTGGCTTATCAATTGTAGCTAAAATAGTTACTATATCAAAATCCCCTTGATGGTTTGCTATAAAACAACATGCTTCATCTGGAATATTTTCTAATCCTTCTGCTTTTACGGTTACTCCAGCTTTATCTAATATTCCTTGAGCCCATTCCTTTACTACTTTATTTAAAAGTTTTTGCGCTTCTTCTATCTGACCTTTTCCTTTCATAGAATTATATTTCTTTTTTGAAAAAAGTGTACCTATCATATTAAATACAACATACATATACACACTCAATGTCTTCATATACTCGCTTCATTCCTTCCTCAAATTGTATATATACTTACTATTATAATGTTGAAATTGTATGAATTCAATAAATACTTTAATACTTCATACCTTTAATGTTTATATAATGCATATTATGGAATAATTATAAGTAAACTTAGATTTATTTATGAAAGGATTTTACAATAATTTTATTGTATAGGTAATGTATATGAAAATAAACAAAAAGTTTTTAACTTTATTATTAACTGTTATAATAGTATTATTACTATTTGTGTTATATATATTTTTTAATACTAAACTCACATCAAGTAGTTCAGTAAATTCTAATAAAGATTATCTAACAATACATTATATTGATGTAGGTCAAGGCGATTCTACTTTAGTACAATTTAATAATAAAACCTTATTAATCGATGCTGGTTGTCCTAATAGGAAAGTTTATAATTACTTAAAAAAATGCGGTATAAAAAAGTTAAACTATGTAATCGCAACACATCCTCACGACGATCATATTGGAGGTATGCCTTACATAATACATAGTTTTCCTATTGACAAATTTTTAGCTCCTAAAGCTACAAATAATACACCTTCTTTTAAAGAAATGCTAACTGAACTACAGAAGAATAATTTAAAAATCAATTCAACCATGGCTGGAACTTATATTCCTTTAGATCCTAAATTAAGTTGTTTTGTGGTGGCTCCAAACAATTCTACTTATAAAAATCTAAATAATTATTCTATAGTATTAAAAATTACATATAACAATACTAGTTTCTTATTTTGTGGAGATGCGGAAAATTTAAGTGAAGAAGAAATATTAAATTCAGGATACAATATTTCCTCTGATGTATTAAAATTAGGTCATCACGGTAGCAAAACCGCCACTAGTGATAACTTTTTAAATGAAGTCAATCCTAAGGTTGCAATAATTAGTTGTGGCAAAGGTAATGATTATGGTCATCCACATAAAGAAACATTAAGAAAACTAAAAAGCAAAAACATTACTACATATAGAACTGATATAAATGGAACTATTATTCTTGAAAGTAATGGAACAAAAATCATAAAAAGGCAGTGATAACATGAATCCAGTAGCATTTGAAATTTTCGGACTTGAAATTCGTTGGTATGGCATTTTAATATGTATGGGAATAATTTTAGCATATGGTCTTGCATACAAAAGAAGCAAAATTTATAATATAGATTTTGATAAATTAACAGATGTATTTATAGTTGCTCTTCCATTTTCCATACTATGCGCAAGATTGTATTATGTAATATTTAACTGGTCTTATTATGGTGCTAATCCCTCTCACATTTTATAT
This Clostridium novyi NT DNA region includes the following protein-coding sequences:
- a CDS encoding lysophospholipid acyltransferase family protein, which gives rise to MKTLSVYMYVVFNMIGTLFSKKKYNSMKGKGQIEEAQKLLNKVVKEWAQGILDKAGVTVKAEGLENIPDEACCFIANHQGDFDIVTILATIDKPMGFIAKKEMEKLPIISWWMKQMQCVFMDRQNVREALKSINQGSENMKNGQSMVIFPEGTRSKSSTMGEFKKGSLKMATKAKVPIVPITLDGTYKIFEENNGKIKSGEVNLVVGEPIYLENLSREDQKNISEIVKNKIAKNL
- a CDS encoding ComEC/Rec2 family competence protein translates to MKINKKFLTLLLTVIIVLLLFVLYIFFNTKLTSSSSVNSNKDYLTIHYIDVGQGDSTLVQFNNKTLLIDAGCPNRKVYNYLKKCGIKKLNYVIATHPHDDHIGGMPYIIHSFPIDKFLAPKATNNTPSFKEMLTELQKNNLKINSTMAGTYIPLDPKLSCFVVAPNNSTYKNLNNYSIVLKITYNNTSFLFCGDAENLSEEEILNSGYNISSDVLKLGHHGSKTATSDNFLNEVNPKVAIISCGKGNDYGHPHKETLRKLKSKNITTYRTDINGTIILESNGTKIIKRQ